The Anopheles gambiae chromosome 2, idAnoGambNW_F1_1, whole genome shotgun sequence genomic sequence GCcgctatgtgtgtgtctcaGTGTTGTTCACCCCCCTAAAAATACTCACCCCTTATCAGGTGGATGAACCGACGGCACTGATAATGCTTTTTGTGACGTTGGATTTTTGGTTGGGTCAAATTCCTCCGCGTAGCTTCTTTCCATTGTCAAatgattgtttatgtttttctctctctttctctctctctctctctctgtgtatcGCTCTCCCCCACTCACtcgctctttcttttttttgcagaacaTTTTAGTGCAAATCGTGTAATAAAAACCGCACCAACATGGCCCGTCTTCTCGCCCGCTTCTGCAAAACGCTTCCGGTGCAGGGTACCTCAACTCGGACGATCCTGCCTGCCGTTACCATGGTGCCGTCACGCGCACGCAGTAAGTATAGTTGTTTCCCACTCACGCTAACGCACCCCTTTTCGGCACGTAACGGGTAGACCTCGTGCGCTTCTTCGCTGCGTGCATGCGCGAGCGACTCTCCGCGTGGAGAAAAATGCATGCTTGCGCTGCCGTTGCAATTGCACTCCGCCATAATCGTGTCCAGCAATGGAAGGCGCGCACGACCCTGACCCATTTTTGTTAGCCACTGACCATCGCTCTGTCTGGAGTTCGGGTTTTGCCACGTGCCCACAGCTTCTTACAAGAAAATGCTTTAAATGTGCACTCTTTCGTAATGGCGGATGTTACGCCATGATTACTTTCCCCCGACACCGGCATTGGGGCTCACAAGCCCCACTTATTTGACTAGCGGACTGGCAGCTAAAATCAAAACAGTTTCAAAGGTCGTTCGTGGCTGCACAATCACGATTTAATAAtctgatattttttttgcatcgcCTGCTGGAATTGCATTGCGGTGCATCCTTCtcgtgatgtgtgtgtgtgcgtgtgtgttgctttgccTCCAAGTGATAAGGCATTACACACTGCCCCAAATGGGTGGCCTTGAAACTATTTCCCATTGCCGGATGAGGGATGCATTGGTGTATTATTGGTACTGATTTTActattttcttccttttttttaggcTCCGACACCCGTATTCAGGCCGTAAAGCCTATAGTGGAGATGGACGGCGATGAGATGACCCGCATCATCTGGCAGTTCATCAAGGACAAGCTGATCTTTCCTTATGTTAAGGTTTGTACGATCATCACGCTCAAAAACGGGAGAAAGCAAATAATAATATCTTCTACTTTTTGGATCATTGCTATCTCAACAaacccccccccatcccccgGACAGGTCGAAGCACTTTACTACGATCTCGGACTTCCCTATCGCGACCAAACGAACGATCAGGTCACGATCGATGCCGCCCACGCCATGCTGAAGCACAACGTCGGCATCAAGTGTGCGACGATCACGCCGGACGAGCAGCGCGTCGAGGAGTTCAAGCTGAAGAAGATGTGGCTGAGCCCGAACGGCACGATCCGTAACATACTCGGCGGCACGGTGTTCCGCGAGCCGATCATCTGCAACAACATTCCCCGCATCGTGCCCGGCTGGACGAAGCCGATCGTGATCGGGCGTCACGCGCACGGCGACCAGTACAAGGCGCAGGACTACGTGGTGCGCAAGCCCGGCACGGTCAAGATGGTGTACACCGGCGAGGACGGCACGGTGGAGGAGATCCAGCTGTACAAGTACACCTCGCCCGGTGTGGCGCTGGCCATGTACAACACGGACGAGTCGATCAGCGCGTTCGCGCACTCCTCGTTCCAGGTGGCGCTGGGCAAGCGGTGGCCACTGTACCTGTCCACCAAGAACACGATCCTGAAGCGCTACGACGGTCGCTTCAAGGACATTTTCCAGGAGATTTACGAGAAGTATGGAATGCATCAGCTGCTGTTAAATTGTTGCCTTTCTAATGAAGTTCTCTTTTTCCCCATTGTTTGGCTTCGCGGTTGACCATGCAGAGACTACAAGAAGCAGTTCGAGGAGGCCAAGATCTGGTACGAGCACCGGCTGATCGATGATATGGTCGCGCAAGCGCTGAAATCGTCCGGCGAGTTCGTGTGGGCCTGCAAGAACTACGACGGCGACGTGCAGTCAGACATCGTCGCCCAGGGTTACGGTTCGCTCGGTCTCATGACGTCCGTGCTGGTGTGCCCGGACGGCAAAACGGTCGAATCGGAAGCCGCACACGGAACGGTCACCCGCCACTACCGGTAAGCCGTTGGCAGCTTCCGCACCATATCCATAGCAGTCGCTGTATAACGTCCTTTCTTCTCTCCAGCGAGCATCAAAAGGGACGCCCCACTTCCACCAATCCGATCGCTTCGATCTTCGCGTGGACGCGCGGCTTGGAGCACCGTGCGAAGCTGGACAACACGCCCGAACTGGCCCGCTTCTCGAAGGCGCTCGAGAAGGCCTGCGTCGACACGGTGGAGTCGGGCAAGATGACCAAGGATCTGGCCCTGTGCATTCACGGCTCGCGCAACCTCAAGGACAGCATGTACCTGAACACGCAGGACTTCCTGGAAGCCATCTCCGAGCAGCTGGAGCGCACGTGGAAGAAGTAGAGAGTGGCCACACTCGCCCCTCACATCCCTCCCTGCCTTTCTATTTTGTATCATATATGCAGTAATCTTTTTCCACCCCAATCaaaagtgtgtatgtgaattaaaataaaaactttttATTACACTATTCGAGGCGGATCAACTTCCAGGGACCGGTGGGGGGTACGCATTCGCGGCCTACGATGTGGCCCGGTTTTCCTTCGCATTCTCGGCGTTCGCTGCCGTTTTGCTGCCCGGCTTGCCGCCGCCGGGTTCCGCTTTGGCCAGATCGCCGCTTACCCGTTTGGCCAGCGGTTTGCGGCCCGCCGGAGGGAGCGCTTTGCGTGCGATCTTGCGACCGAGCTTGATCTGAATGGCGTGGTTGGTGGGAGCACTCTTGCTGGAAGCAcctgtggtggtggtcgccGACCCTCCCCGGTTGCTGTTgttcgtgttgctgctgccgctgctaccGTTGCCCGGGGGGTTCGTCCCTTCGCGCCCGTTCTTTCCATTGCCCAGCGCCGCCTTGGCCACCGATTTGCCCTCCTTCGGTATGCCCGGCAGGTCCAGCTTCTCGATCGTTATGCGCCGCCGGCGGAACGTTTGCTGGTTGGCCCGCTTGAGCAGGTCGGCCGGGATCGGTAGCTTGAAGCAGACGTACCCCGCCCGTTGATGGGGAATTTGATCGAGGGCAACCACGTCACCGAACGGTTGAAAGAAGATTCGCAGCGCATTGTTCGACAGCTCTGCGAAGGGTAGGGAGAGGAAAGAAAGATCCCGAACGTTATCGAACGTATTCCTGCGGCCTCTTGCCTCGTTTTCTGCACTCACCATCCGGATTACAGTACTTTTGATATGCCATCTGTACGGAAATTTGACGCTCCTTGAAGGTGCTTCGGTTTAGGCCCTTCGCTGCAGCCCGTGCCTCCGCTCTTCGCCGGAACCGAATGTGACAGTTGACCGAGCGCAGCTGTGCGTACTCGGCATCCGTCAGTACCAGCGTGCCGTCGGGAAACTCCATCCGTATCGACCGGATCGGGCCAAACATCTTGAAGTGCTGCCACAGCTCCTGGCGCGTCGTTGCTGCCGGTACGTTctcaacatacacacagtttTCCGTCCCTATGTTGGGAAGACGGAGCCAAAAAGGTTCTTAACACAGTCTACCCTAACCGCGGTGGCCATTTAATACTTACCCAACAGGGACGGGTTCATAATCGGTTTGGCGCTGTAGGTGCTTTCGGTCTTCACCTCGCACGCATTCTTGGCACTTTCCGGTGAGTCAAACTCGATCGTACTGCACAGGTATGGGCCCGTCTCGAACGGATACTGTGGCTGGCGGCCCACTATGTTCCGACCGCCGCGGGTTCGCAGCTCAATCGACAGCACCATCCCGTAGCGCTGGAACAGCTGGTACAGCTCGGACTTTTTCGTACCGCCCGGAATGTTGCTCACAAACACGCTCTTTTTCACTACAAACCAAGCAGGCCAGACAGGGTATGACGATTAGCTGAGTGtgcgcccgtgtgtgtgtgtgtgtgtgtttgcgcgtgAGTGTTTAGGCGTGTGCCAATACTTACTGTGCTGGAGAAAGTATTCATCTCCCTCGCAGATTTCGCCATTGCTGAAGTAGAGCTTTTTCACCTGCTCCTGTTTGGCGGCCGACGGGTCTGCCTCGTACGTGAAGTAGAAGAATCGTTTCAAGCCCTTGTTTTTGATGTCCACCTTTTTCAGCATTCCCAGCACGGCTTGCCGATTCTGGCGCTTTCTGGCCGGCACGTTGTCCGGCTTTTCCCCGCCGGAGGATGTGGAGGAGTTCATTGTTCGCTTCTTCCCGCACACTGTTTGCCAAGGGGACTCTGGGGACTTGCTACATACGCGAACAATTGTTCACAAAAAACTTCGCACCCTGCCAAGGTAGGTGGAATTTGTTTATGTCGCGGCATCCTCTGGCACAAGGTGTGTATAGCAAAAGTGgcccaagaaacaaaatctgCCTATATGACGTTTGTTCGGACATCAGTTTCCAGCTAAACTGTTGATTTGGGCGAGGTCGTGCGATTTTCTAATAAGTTCGGTTTTATTCTTTCGAATGTGAGGGTAAAtaatgatgaaaaacaaacaatcaattgGTTCTTGTGTTGAAAAGGAACGAACCGTTTTAATTCTATGTTTCTTgagcattttaaaatttaattaaaaaaatccacatTCCAAGAGATCCAGCAAATTAGTGATGGGCAAGGTAATggtcagaacctcgccgcatgcgattttgccgcatgcgattttgccgcatgcggcaagaaaagagttttctcaattttctagcTTTTCAAGGTATTataatgatattttgttgttccttTTTAAAGATAATCATTCATTGATATGATTTTAgacatttgacatctgaaataaaatcgcatgcggagatgcaacaaaatcaaaagattttgattttgccgcatcgccgcatgcggcaGATTCGCAAGTGCTGTCATTAACGTCAAATCCCATTCAAAagcttgcggcaaaatcgcatgcagcgAGGTTCTGACCGCTGCTTAAGGTAGCGGTCTAATGTTGTTGCGCtcaacattgttgctcggaaacgtatcgctgaggtggtctaCCCCCTGTTTACACATGCCAATCGCCAGTAGCGAACCCATCGAACTCCTGTCAAAATTATATGGAGATACGAGATACGATATGGAGGGTACGATGGGTTTTCCATCACTTGCGGGTATCCAGTAGCTCTGTGTCGAAATGTTCGAGAGGGCTAATGTAAACACACGGTATGAATGCTGGCAACATTTCACTTTGAAATTGTTTAGCGTCGAAAATTAACCAATTAACAGCTCAGAGTTTATGTTTTATCGTTCACttgttgaataaagtgttgaaaaaataaaatatacaccaaaaaatgtattataaatgCAAAAATTCCAAACTTagcggatgtcaacaaaacacacactgctgttgtgtcatttcatacacCCGATTACAAtgctaactgtcaaaatccatacattttgccagcaactatgttgcgcgcaacaagattagaccgctGCCTAAAGTTGGTATAAATCTggaatcgactccgatccaactccgataatttcggaatcgactctaTATTTTTACCAACTTTCTGG encodes the following:
- the LOC1273839 gene encoding uncharacterized protein LOC1273839 encodes the protein MNSSTSSGGEKPDNVPARKRQNRQAVLGMLKKVDIKNKGLKRFFYFTYEADPSAAKQEQVKKLYFSNGEICEGDEYFLQHMKKSVFVSNIPGGTKKSELYQLFQRYGMVLSIELRTRGGRNIVGRQPQYPFETGPYLCSTIEFDSPESAKNACEVKTESTYSAKPIMNPSLLGTENCVYVENVPAATTRQELWQHFKMFGPIRSIRMEFPDGTLVLTDAEYAQLRSVNCHIRFRRRAEARAAAKGLNRSTFKERQISVQMAYQKYCNPDELSNNALRIFFQPFGDVVALDQIPHQRAGYVCFKLPIPADLLKRANQQTFRRRRITIEKLDLPGIPKEGKSVAKAALGNGKNGREGTNPPGNGSSGSSNTNNSNRGGSATTTTGASSKSAPTNHAIQIKLGRKIARKALPPAGRKPLAKRVSGDLAKAEPGGGKPGSKTAANAENAKENRATS
- the LOC1273838 gene encoding isocitrate dehydrogenase [NADP], mitochondrial — protein: MARLLARFCKTLPVQGTSTRTILPAVTMVPSRARSSDTRIQAVKPIVEMDGDEMTRIIWQFIKDKLIFPYVKVEALYYDLGLPYRDQTNDQVTIDAAHAMLKHNVGIKCATITPDEQRVEEFKLKKMWLSPNGTIRNILGGTVFREPIICNNIPRIVPGWTKPIVIGRHAHGDQYKAQDYVVRKPGTVKMVYTGEDGTVEEIQLYKYTSPGVALAMYNTDESISAFAHSSFQVALGKRWPLYLSTKNTILKRYDGRFKDIFQEIYEKDYKKQFEEAKIWYEHRLIDDMVAQALKSSGEFVWACKNYDGDVQSDIVAQGYGSLGLMTSVLVCPDGKTVESEAAHGTVTRHYREHQKGRPTSTNPIASIFAWTRGLEHRAKLDNTPELARFSKALEKACVDTVESGKMTKDLALCIHGSRNLKDSMYLNTQDFLEAISEQLERTWKK